From the unidentified bacterial endosymbiont genome, one window contains:
- a CDS encoding branched-chain amino acid ABC transporter substrate-binding protein — translation MKTVKISALSAAILFSGLAPTGAWAAGSETVVIGLAGPLTGPSARIGKDLENGAQLAIDDINKQHPTIGGKAVIFKLQSEDDQSDPRTAVAVAQRLVDSGVVGVVGHWNTGTSIPAARVYHDAGIAQVAPVATGHAYTQQGFDTSFRVMGHDDDGGQFAGQYAVNTLKAKRIAVIDDRTAFGQGLADEFIKSLEAQGVKIVDRQYVDDKTVDFSAVLTAIRSKNTDLIFFGGVDSQAAPLARRIKQLGMNATLMGAGGFVSQTFLQLAQKEGEGVVALEPGLPVDQMQGGKAFEQAYQSRYHTHIELHAPFAYDATRVLVAAMEKADSVDPSAYLPALRAINYAGVTGEIAFDKEGNLKSPSFTVYKVVDGKWQPQTVLGGAQAK, via the coding sequence ACCGTGGTCATCGGCCTTGCGGGCCCGTTAACCGGCCCGTCAGCCCGTATCGGTAAAGATCTGGAAAACGGTGCACAGTTGGCCATTGACGACATCAATAAGCAGCATCCGACCATTGGCGGTAAAGCGGTGATTTTTAAACTGCAGTCCGAAGATGACCAGTCCGACCCGCGTACCGCCGTCGCCGTGGCACAGCGTCTGGTAGACAGCGGCGTTGTGGGCGTTGTCGGCCACTGGAACACCGGCACCAGCATTCCGGCGGCACGTGTGTATCACGATGCAGGTATTGCGCAGGTGGCGCCCGTCGCCACTGGCCATGCCTATACCCAACAGGGCTTTGATACCAGCTTTCGCGTAATGGGCCATGACGATGACGGCGGCCAGTTTGCCGGTCAGTACGCGGTGAATACCCTGAAAGCCAAACGTATTGCGGTGATTGACGACCGCACCGCCTTTGGTCAGGGTCTGGCAGATGAGTTTATAAAATCGCTGGAAGCCCAGGGCGTGAAGATCGTTGACCGCCAGTACGTTGATGACAAAACCGTGGACTTTAGCGCCGTTTTGACCGCTATCCGCAGCAAAAATACCGACCTGATCTTCTTCGGCGGCGTGGATAGCCAGGCCGCACCGCTGGCGCGTCGAATCAAACAGTTGGGCATGAACGCCACGCTGATGGGCGCAGGCGGCTTTGTCAGCCAGACCTTCCTGCAGCTGGCGCAGAAAGAGGGGGAAGGCGTCGTTGCGCTCGAACCGGGTCTGCCGGTTGACCAAATGCAAGGCGGTAAAGCCTTCGAACAGGCGTATCAGTCACGTTACCACACCCATATCGAACTGCACGCGCCGTTCGCCTATGACGCCACCCGCGTACTGGTGGCCGCGATGGAAAAAGCAGACTCGGTCGACCCGTCGGCGTATCTGCCTGCCCTGCGCGCCATCAATTATGCCGGCGTCACCGGAGAGATCGCTTTTGATAAAGAGGGCAACCTGAAATCGCCATCCTTCACCGTCTATAAAGTCGTTGACGGCAAATGGCAGCCGCAAACCGTGCTGGGCGGCGCGCAAGCTAAGTAA
- a CDS encoding L-2-amino-thiazoline-4-carboxylic acid hydrolase, whose protein sequence is MSDNNELGILARRKIEAEIIKPIYEILVREIGKARAQAVIGEAIEQAAIHAGRTFASKEPDGADVKSFIALQYLWEKDNALDVNVIDADEHQYNYNVTRCRYAEMYHEMGLGEIGHLLSCARDEKFIVGYAPDVELTRTTTIMQGGTCCDFRYRSKKDTP, encoded by the coding sequence ATGAGTGATAATAATGAGCTGGGCATTCTTGCCCGCCGGAAAATTGAAGCAGAAATTATTAAGCCAATTTATGAAATCCTGGTGCGCGAAATTGGTAAAGCCCGCGCCCAGGCGGTGATTGGCGAGGCCATTGAGCAGGCCGCCATTCACGCGGGCAGAACATTTGCCAGCAAAGAACCTGACGGCGCGGACGTGAAGAGCTTTATCGCCCTGCAGTATCTTTGGGAGAAAGATAACGCCCTGGACGTTAACGTGATCGACGCCGATGAACATCAGTACAACTACAACGTCACCCGCTGCCGCTACGCCGAGATGTATCACGAAATGGGGCTGGGAGAAATCGGTCATCTGCTCTCCTGCGCCCGCGATGAAAAATTCATCGTGGGCTACGCGCCGGACGTCGAACTGACCCGCACCACCACCATTATGCAGGGCGGAACGTGCTGCGACTTCCGCTATCGCAGCAAAAAGGATACCCCATGA
- a CDS encoding Zn-dependent hydrolase — protein sequence MIHVNAQRLWTTLEMLAQIGGTPAGGVTRLALSEEDRIARNLLRDWALEAGLTCDVDSMGNMFIRRVGKNSTLAPVMTGSHVDSQPLGGNYDGIYGVLAGLEVLRTLNDRQVQTERDIVLVNWTNEEGARFAPAMLASGVWAGQLTEEFAWSRMDNKKVTVREALEAIGYRGERPARAFPVHACYELHIEQGPILEDDAIDIGLVRAAMGQRWFTLTLDGFAAHAGTTPMHSRRDALTAFAELALKVEEIGYHHAPDGRATIGMAQVTPNSRNVVPARVVCSVEFRHPEQAALEAMEFALHQAAESLAARGVTASVERLFDYAPIAFNEACLARTANAVAALGYSSKLMVSGAGHDTCYVSKIAPASMIFIPCVKGISHNEAERILPAWSEKGANVLLHSVLAAAQET from the coding sequence ATGATCCACGTTAACGCGCAACGGCTGTGGACAACACTCGAAATGCTGGCGCAGATTGGCGGCACGCCCGCCGGTGGCGTGACACGTCTGGCGCTCAGCGAAGAAGATCGTATCGCGCGGAACCTGTTGCGCGACTGGGCGCTGGAGGCCGGACTGACCTGCGATGTAGATAGCATGGGCAACATGTTTATCCGCCGGGTGGGCAAGAACTCAACGCTTGCCCCGGTAATGACCGGCTCACACGTCGACTCCCAGCCGCTCGGCGGCAATTACGATGGCATTTACGGCGTGCTGGCCGGGCTGGAAGTGCTACGCACGCTGAACGATCGCCAGGTGCAGACCGAGCGCGATATCGTGCTGGTGAACTGGACTAACGAAGAAGGCGCACGGTTTGCGCCGGCCATGCTTGCCTCGGGCGTCTGGGCGGGCCAGCTTACCGAAGAATTTGCCTGGTCCAGAATGGATAATAAAAAAGTCACGGTCCGCGAAGCCCTCGAGGCAATAGGCTACCGGGGAGAACGCCCCGCACGCGCGTTCCCGGTTCACGCCTGCTACGAACTGCACATCGAGCAAGGGCCAATTCTGGAAGATGACGCCATTGATATCGGGCTGGTGCGTGCGGCGATGGGCCAGCGCTGGTTTACGCTTACGCTGGACGGTTTTGCCGCCCATGCCGGTACCACACCGATGCACAGCCGTCGCGACGCCTTGACCGCCTTCGCCGAACTGGCGCTGAAAGTGGAAGAGATTGGCTATCATCATGCGCCTGACGGACGCGCAACCATTGGCATGGCGCAGGTCACGCCAAATTCCCGCAACGTGGTGCCGGCGCGGGTCGTGTGCAGCGTTGAGTTTCGTCACCCGGAACAGGCAGCGCTTGAGGCGATGGAATTCGCGCTACACCAGGCGGCAGAAAGCCTCGCCGCACGCGGCGTTACCGCCAGCGTCGAACGCCTGTTTGATTATGCCCCAATAGCGTTTAATGAGGCGTGCCTGGCGAGAACGGCCAACGCGGTTGCCGCGCTGGGCTATTCCTCTAAGCTGATGGTGTCCGGCGCCGGACACGATACCTGCTACGTCAGCAAAATCGCCCCTGCCAGCATGATTTTTATCCCCTGCGTGAAAGGTATCAGCCATAACGAAGCGGAAAGGATCCTGCCGGCGTGGTCAGAGAAAGGGGCGAATGTGTTGTTGCACAGCGTGTTAGCCGCCGCGCAGGAAACATAA
- a CDS encoding MFS transporter — protein MFRQWLALVIIVLVYIPVAIDATVLHVAAPTLSMTLGASGNELLWIIDIYSLVMAGMVLPMGALGDRIGFKRLLMIGSTLFGLSSLFAAFAPTAGWLIAARASLAIGAAMIIPATLAGIRTLFVDPRDRNIALGVWAAVGSGGAAFGPLIGGILLEHFYWGSVFLINVPIVLVVVSLAARLVPAQQGRPEQPLNISHALMLIMAILLLVYSAKTALKGVLSPWLVACTLITGAVMLFIFVRIQLRARVPMIDMRLFCHRVILSGVVMAMTAMIALVGFELLMAQELQFVHGFTPFEAGMFMLPLMVASGFSGPIAGVLVGRLGLRIVAAGGMGLSAVSFIGLSTLDFSTQQWQASALMVLLGFSAASALLASTSAIMAAAPKEKAAAAGAIETMSYELGAGLGIAIFGLLLTRSFSASITLPQGLDGTLADKASSSIGEAVKVAQDLTPALAEAVTEAAKTAFITSHSVALGSAGGMLLLLAVGIWFSLAKVPKQ, from the coding sequence ATGTTTCGTCAGTGGTTAGCGTTAGTGATTATCGTGCTGGTCTATATTCCAGTGGCGATTGACGCGACGGTGCTGCACGTGGCTGCACCAACGTTGAGCATGACGCTGGGTGCCAGCGGCAACGAATTACTGTGGATTATCGATATCTATTCACTGGTGATGGCGGGGATGGTACTGCCGATGGGCGCGCTTGGAGACCGTATTGGGTTCAAACGCCTGCTGATGATCGGCAGTACCCTGTTTGGTTTGTCGTCGCTGTTTGCCGCATTTGCGCCGACGGCAGGCTGGCTGATTGCCGCGCGTGCGTCACTGGCAATTGGTGCGGCGATGATCATCCCGGCAACGCTTGCGGGGATCCGCACGCTGTTTGTCGACCCGCGGGATCGTAACATCGCCCTTGGCGTGTGGGCGGCAGTAGGCTCCGGCGGTGCCGCCTTCGGCCCGCTGATTGGCGGTATCTTGCTGGAACATTTTTACTGGGGTTCGGTATTTTTGATTAACGTGCCCATTGTGCTGGTGGTGGTCTCGCTGGCGGCACGCCTGGTGCCAGCCCAACAGGGGCGGCCAGAGCAACCGCTGAATATTAGCCATGCGCTCATGCTGATTATGGCCATCCTGCTGCTGGTTTACAGTGCGAAAACGGCGCTGAAAGGGGTGCTGTCGCCCTGGCTGGTAGCCTGTACGCTCATTACCGGCGCGGTGATGCTGTTTATCTTTGTGCGGATCCAACTCCGCGCCCGCGTACCGATGATCGACATGCGTCTGTTCTGCCATCGTGTCATTCTGAGCGGCGTGGTGATGGCGATGACCGCCATGATTGCGCTGGTCGGTTTTGAACTGTTGATGGCGCAGGAGCTGCAGTTTGTGCATGGTTTTACCCCGTTCGAAGCCGGAATGTTTATGCTACCGCTGATGGTAGCCAGCGGGTTCAGCGGGCCGATAGCCGGCGTGCTGGTGGGGCGTCTGGGGCTGCGCATCGTTGCGGCAGGAGGCATGGGGCTGAGCGCGGTGAGTTTTATTGGCCTGTCGACGCTCGACTTTAGTACCCAGCAGTGGCAGGCCTCCGCTCTGATGGTTTTGCTGGGTTTCAGTGCCGCCAGTGCGCTTCTGGCATCAACCTCCGCGATTATGGCCGCGGCGCCAAAAGAAAAAGCGGCTGCCGCCGGGGCGATCGAAACCATGTCTTATGAGCTGGGCGCCGGGTTGGGTATTGCCATTTTTGGCCTGCTGCTCACCCGCAGTTTTTCTGCGTCCATTACGCTGCCGCAAGGGCTGGATGGAACGCTTGCTGATAAAGCCTCGTCGTCGATTGGCGAAGCGGTGAAGGTGGCACAGGATCTTACCCCCGCGCTGGCGGAGGCGGTTACCGAGGCGGCGAAAACGGCGTTTATCACCTCCCACAGCGTGGCGTTAGGCAGTGCAGGAGGCATGTTGTTGCTGCTGGCGGTGGGCATTTGGTTCAGTCTGGCGAAAGTACCGAAACAGTAA
- a CDS encoding TetR family transcriptional regulator produces MRYLSKDERREAILQAAMRVALSEGLAAMTVRRIAAEAGIATGQVHHHFTSGGELKSLAFVRVIRELLDAEIPGENASWRERLHAMLGSDDGGFEPYIRLWREAQILASRDADIKGAYVLTMEMWHQETVGIILAGHKAGVFTLSDRAENIAWRLIGLVCGLDGIYVLNMPQMDDAAFNKHLDKLISLELF; encoded by the coding sequence ATGCGATATTTGAGTAAGGATGAACGAAGGGAAGCGATCCTACAGGCCGCCATGCGCGTAGCATTATCTGAAGGGCTAGCGGCAATGACGGTACGCCGTATTGCCGCAGAAGCAGGTATTGCCACCGGACAAGTCCACCACCATTTTACCTCCGGCGGCGAGCTAAAATCATTGGCGTTTGTGCGCGTGATCCGCGAGCTGCTGGACGCCGAAATCCCGGGTGAAAATGCCAGTTGGCGTGAACGGCTGCATGCCATGCTCGGCAGCGACGACGGCGGGTTTGAACCCTATATCCGCCTGTGGCGCGAAGCGCAGATCCTCGCCAGCCGCGATGCAGATATTAAAGGCGCTTATGTGCTGACCATGGAGATGTGGCACCAGGAGACCGTGGGTATCATCCTGGCGGGACACAAGGCAGGCGTATTCACCCTGTCTGACCGGGCGGAAAATATCGCCTGGCGCTTGATTGGCCTGGTCTGCGGCCTTGACGGCATTTACGTATTAAATATGCCCCAAATGGACGATGCCGCATTTAATAAACATCTGGATAAATTAATCTCGCTGGAGTTGTTTTAA
- the nhoA gene encoding N-hydroxyarylamine O-acetyltransferase, translating to MSPFLSAYFARTGWQQPVQVDIDTLRGLHLHHNCAIPFENIDVVMPRDIHLDDQYLVDKLVTARRGGYCFEQNGLFERVLREVGFCVRSVLGRVVLANPPQMPPRTHRLLLVELNGERWIADVGFGGQTLTAPIRLIANEEQETPHGLYRLLSESNEWVLQFLHHEHWQSMYHFDLTTQYFSDYVMGNFWSAHWPQSHFRHHLLMCRHLPDGGKLTLTNFNFTHWQGDHVKEQIHLADPQALYQLMQEQFGLGVDHPKHGFSLAELTAMTRDY from the coding sequence ATGTCCCCATTTCTGAGTGCTTATTTCGCCCGCACGGGCTGGCAACAGCCCGTTCAGGTGGATATCGATACCCTGCGCGGGCTGCATTTACATCACAACTGCGCGATCCCCTTCGAGAACATTGATGTCGTGATGCCGCGTGACATTCATCTCGACGATCAGTACCTGGTCGATAAACTCGTGACCGCACGGCGGGGAGGATACTGCTTCGAGCAAAACGGCCTGTTTGAGCGCGTACTGCGAGAGGTAGGGTTCTGCGTGCGAAGCGTGCTCGGGCGGGTGGTATTAGCCAATCCGCCGCAAATGCCGCCGCGTACGCACAGATTACTGCTGGTGGAATTGAACGGCGAGCGCTGGATCGCCGACGTTGGCTTCGGAGGGCAAACGCTGACGGCCCCGATCCGCCTCATCGCGAATGAAGAGCAAGAGACGCCGCACGGGCTCTATCGTCTGCTGAGCGAAAGTAATGAGTGGGTATTGCAGTTCCTTCATCACGAACACTGGCAGTCAATGTACCATTTTGACCTGACGACGCAGTATTTCAGTGATTACGTTATGGGGAATTTCTGGTCAGCACACTGGCCACAATCGCACTTCCGCCATCATTTACTCATGTGTCGCCACCTGCCGGACGGCGGCAAACTTACGCTGACTAACTTCAACTTTACGCACTGGCAAGGCGACCATGTAAAAGAACAGATCCATCTGGCGGATCCGCAAGCCCTTTATCAGCTAATGCAGGAGCAGTTTGGTTTGGGCGTTGACCATCCGAAACACGGTTTTTCACTGGCAGAACTGACGGCAATGACGCGGGACTATTGA
- a CDS encoding flavin reductase family protein: MSAFRPVELKHASRLLNHGPTVLITSHDESIGRRNVMAAAWSMPVEFAPPRIAIVVDKSTWSRELIERSGKFGIVIPGVAAANWTYAVGSISGRDEDKFNCYGIPTIHGPKLGLPVVEEKCLAWMECQLLPLTSAAEHYDTLFGEVVSAGADERAFVAGRWLLDEDKLSTLHHLGAGTFVTSGKRVKALD, from the coding sequence ATGTCCGCGTTTCGTCCTGTTGAACTCAAGCACGCCAGCCGATTGCTGAACCATGGCCCTACGGTGCTCATCACAAGCCATGATGAGAGCATCGGCAGGCGTAACGTTATGGCCGCCGCCTGGTCGATGCCTGTTGAGTTTGCCCCCCCGCGTATCGCCATTGTGGTTGACAAAAGTACCTGGTCACGCGAACTGATTGAGCGCAGCGGAAAATTTGGCATCGTCATCCCCGGCGTGGCCGCCGCAAACTGGACTTATGCCGTCGGCAGCATCAGCGGGCGCGATGAAGATAAGTTCAACTGCTATGGGATCCCCACGATCCATGGCCCCAAACTGGGCCTACCGGTAGTAGAGGAGAAGTGTCTGGCATGGATGGAGTGCCAGTTACTGCCCCTCACCTCTGCCGCAGAGCACTATGACACCCTGTTTGGTGAGGTGGTTTCGGCGGGGGCGGACGAACGCGCGTTTGTCGCCGGACGCTGGCTGTTGGATGAAGATAAACTGAGTACGTTGCATCATCTGGGTGCCGGGACGTTTGTGACCAGCGGGAAACGTGTGAAAGCCCTCGATTAA